The genome window TTGCTCGGGGGTTTTGGCCGTCCATGGCCAGCCCCGTAGCAGAATTTCCGTTTCGCGGGGGGCGACCGCTCGAATCGGCGGTTCTGCCAGGGCAATCCGGCGTTCGGCAGGCGGCGCGCACTGTTCCATGATCCACAGTTTCAAGGCGCGGCCCTGACCGCGCTGATAGCCGGTACTCGCCAGCGTTTCGAGCGGTACGGCGCGCAGGATGGCTTCATGGAAATCGGTACTGTCATGCAGCACCTGACCCTTGGCGTCGCGCACTTCATAGCGGCCTTCTCCACGCCTGAGCAGCTGCCTCACAGTGCTGGCGTCCTGCGGCCCGACACTGCAGCGCAACGGACCGTGCGGGCTACCGTCGAACACTTCGATGCGCAGGTCGGCAAAGGTGTCGGTGTGGATTTTCATGGTGTTGAGCGCCAGGCGTTCGGTCTGTTCGGTCATCAGATCGTCCCGGTAAAAACCGTCGTACGCGCGACTGGCCGACGCCTCGAAATCCAGCTCCCGGGCCTGATTCTTCAGGCGTAGCGGCAAGTGCTGTTCCTCGCTGATGCGTTGCCGTTCGGCAGCACGAGCCTGGCTCAGAACCGTCTCGGCCAAGGGCAACGGCAGATCCGGAAACGACTCTCTGATCACGGCAATGTCGGTGTCGCCGCTGCGCTGCCCGGCCTGGTACAGGTGGCGGGCCACGCTGCTGCGCTGCTCTTTCAGCGCGTCGGCCAGTTGACTGCGCAGGACTTCGACCCGTTGCTCGGCAGTGACCATCGGGCCGAGCAGATGATTGAACTCGTCGTCGCGCAGGAACCCGGCGACCCGCTCCGGCAAATTCCCGGCGTTGAGATCGGCCTGGCTGATGCGCAACGTGTCGGCTGCGGAGGCCAGCGGGTTGCCGTATTTATGCGAGTAGCCGGTCAGGTCCTGACGAGCGAAGACCTCCAGCGCGCGTCGCGGCGGCCAGCCCGGCAGGCTGGTCAGCATCGGCTCCAGCCATACCGCGTCGGCATCGATCGGCTTGCCGCTACGCAGATTCCGCCCAGCCTCGATGACATCCTCGTACGCGCTGACGCGCCTGACCGTGTCGACCAGCAGCGGCGGTGGCGGGTTGTTGTCGCTGTGCATGCGGCGCAGTTCATCGTGGCTGGTGCCGCTGCTGCGCCGGATGTCTTCCAGTTGCGCAGGGGTAAAGCGCTCGACGCTGTGGCCCAGGCGAGGCATCAGCCGGGCGTCCGGCCAGTCGCCCGGCGATTCTGCTTCATGCACCCAGGCGCCGTGACCGTTGTGTTCGATCCGTGGCTGGTAGGCATTTTCTCGATTCGGATGTTTGATCCGGTGGGTTTTGCTGGTGGCATCGGTCGAGGCTTTTTCCACCACATAGAGCTTGCCTTCCAGCGGCAGGACGCTTCCGCTGGCATGGGGATGCAGGCCGTGACGATCGGGCTTCGATTGCGCTGCCAGGCTCAGCTCGTCACGTGCATAAGGGCCGAGGTCGCGATGCCACAGGCTCGGTTTGCCGTCGGGCAATTTGACCTGTTGCATGGCATCGACCCGTGGTGAGAGTTTTATCCGCAACGTTTCGCCAATCTGCGCGCCGGCGCCGAACGCCGCCAGTTGAATGACATCGGTCACCACACTGATCACGTGTCCGGCAGCTTCCTCCCAGACGCCTTCGGCCAGATCAACGATGCCTTCAATCACATCGCTGGTCAGTTGATAGGCGGTATAGGCCATCATCACCTCGCCGAGACCAGGCACAAAGGGCGTGGCAATCAGCAGGGCGACGTTGAAGATGTCCGAGACGATCCGCTTGAAGTTGTCCCACCACGCCCAGCGTGCGTTGCTGTCGGCATCGGCGGTAGAGACAGCGATTTGCCGCGCATCGTTGATGATCTTGTTGAGTTTCTGCTGGTAGACATGTCGCCAGTAATCGCCCTGCAACGGCAAGCGCGTGAATTGCAGCCTGGGCTTTTCCACCGGGTCCTTGCGCCACACCGGGCGCTGGTCGGTGCTCTGCTCGCGCACGTGATGGCGGACGACGAACAACCGCTGTTCGAGTTCGGCAAAGAAATGCCCACGTTGCTGCTGATCGACGAACTGGCTGAAGAATTGCCGGTACGTCTGCCCGGTCGAGGCGCTCAGACGGTCCTCGCGCAACTGCCGAGTCAGCTCTTCACGAAACGCCGCCAGCGACTCGTACTCCTTGAGTGGATGATCCGGGTCGTGCGGCACGTAGACGATCAGGCGGCGAACGCCACGACTGTCGGGGTGGCCATGCATCAGCAACAGAATGCCGGTCAGGCGGGTGCCGAGCATGGACAGGTCATTGCAGCGAATCGAACGATTGTTGAGCCGCAAGCGCGGGTTTTCCTCTGTGCTGAAGCTGAGCACCATCCTGAAGGTGTCGTACTGGATCTCTGCCTTGAGCAAGGCGATGAGCGCCGCGACGGCGAGGGCATCTTTGAGGCTGGCGCTGACCTTGTATTGCAAAAGGCTCTCGGCCAGCGCTTCGCCGGGCAGCAAGTAGCCCTGCAAGTGCCTGGCGTATTGCCCGCCCAGGTCGAGGTCGCGGCACAGTGTCTGGAACTGGCTGATGGGCATTTGGTTTTTGAGCGGCAAGACGTCGAAGTGTCCGCGCGCATCAGGCTGGCTGATGTAATCCGAACCTGCACCGACCGTCTCGTTGGCGGCAAAGTTGTGCAGAGCGGCATCGAGCAGCGAGACCGTACGGGTCGTCGAACCGTCGATCACGTCGATTGCATACCAGGGACTGCTGGCGGGAATGTACAGGCGCAGCCAGGTCTTCCTGACGTCCGGCTCGATACCATGGCATTGCTTGATCCTAGCTTTGAGCAGCGGCTCGGCGAAGGCGTACAGGTCGGTCCTGGCCAGCAGATGATCGACCTTGTTCTGCGATTCCCAAGCCTTGAGGTTGGCGGCGGCGAGTCGGCTGGCAAACGTACCGGGCGCGCTGTACCAG of Pseudomonas triticicola contains these proteins:
- a CDS encoding dermonecrotic toxin domain-containing protein, which codes for MSDSPQPAEAADKGRHYAFIESAVSAPFKAATLSRSLALAATPLKRETWYSAPGTFASRLAAANLKAWESQNKVDHLLARTDLYAFAEPLLKARIKQCHGIEPDVRKTWLRLYIPASSPWYAIDVIDGSTTRTVSLLDAALHNFAANETVGAGSDYISQPDARGHFDVLPLKNQMPISQFQTLCRDLDLGGQYARHLQGYLLPGEALAESLLQYKVSASLKDALAVAALIALLKAEIQYDTFRMVLSFSTEENPRLRLNNRSIRCNDLSMLGTRLTGILLLMHGHPDSRGVRRLIVYVPHDPDHPLKEYESLAAFREELTRQLREDRLSASTGQTYRQFFSQFVDQQQRGHFFAELEQRLFVVRHHVREQSTDQRPVWRKDPVEKPRLQFTRLPLQGDYWRHVYQQKLNKIINDARQIAVSTADADSNARWAWWDNFKRIVSDIFNVALLIATPFVPGLGEVMMAYTAYQLTSDVIEGIVDLAEGVWEEAAGHVISVVTDVIQLAAFGAGAQIGETLRIKLSPRVDAMQQVKLPDGKPSLWHRDLGPYARDELSLAAQSKPDRHGLHPHASGSVLPLEGKLYVVEKASTDATSKTHRIKHPNRENAYQPRIEHNGHGAWVHEAESPGDWPDARLMPRLGHSVERFTPAQLEDIRRSSGTSHDELRRMHSDNNPPPPLLVDTVRRVSAYEDVIEAGRNLRSGKPIDADAVWLEPMLTSLPGWPPRRALEVFARQDLTGYSHKYGNPLASAADTLRISQADLNAGNLPERVAGFLRDDEFNHLLGPMVTAEQRVEVLRSQLADALKEQRSSVARHLYQAGQRSGDTDIAVIRESFPDLPLPLAETVLSQARAAERQRISEEQHLPLRLKNQARELDFEASASRAYDGFYRDDLMTEQTERLALNTMKIHTDTFADLRIEVFDGSPHGPLRCSVGPQDASTVRQLLRRGEGRYEVRDAKGQVLHDSTDFHEAILRAVPLETLASTGYQRGQGRALKLWIMEQCAPPAERRIALAEPPIRAVAPRETEILLRGWPWTAKTPEQRLRQLYPKLNDREMASFLMTLEKKGNSERAIADLEREREMLDNALDSWRSSYTPVIEENGEMVALPTDFVREGGGYIEQQLRKCFKRDNERPGASNPHPEQGYTLDLSSELPLSNLETWWRDLQRRPGMQQYFDRITGLNIANIALSTTPDSLLASFPNLRQLSAQRCGFKEMPAALGKMPQLQTLDLSHNSIELTYDSRTRLSNLTRLQSLNLNGNNLRVPPDIGRMEQLVELNLVNTRIRDWPTGWLEVDGQIRQRPKGFYLDMRDNPLDTLPRVEPGSDQARLLARARISVAKFDSDQLRRLGEYRQSVGLSVVPGYSYAAADELDYWKLMPANADPLPPSSAFSRYREQSWHDLMAEPDSAGFFSVIRKQRESADYGTDSGRRNLTARVWDMIDAAALDENLRKKLFEQNVAAQDCPDLGPQLFNSLGLKVLVSKAYNETTTAAQLEDRLVRLARSAARLDRVSDEAAMEVSRQQQQHLIDPRLPAPDEIQIHRAFEAGLGERLELPWHAQGMPVQPRAGVTEEMLNAAYQRIIQREQGDGLVNGMIDLYTDPFWADYLRDTYPDRYQENLRLFEEQSRQLDSQVFSSTREYRKLAEKISYERNELSRALSREALERAGL